The genomic region TGCCACAGGACTCCGTCCATGTCGAGGATCAATCCGCGCAGGAACGAGAGCGGGACGCGTTTCGCCGGAGGCATGGGAGTGGAAGGCGGCTACTTCGCAGCCTTGCCCGACTCCTCGGAGGAATCCATGGTCATCACTTTGTCCACGAACCCGTATTTGACAGCCGCCGAAGCGTCCAGGTAAAAATCGCGGTCGGTGTCCCGCTCGATCACATCGAGGGACTGGCCGGTGTGTTTGACCAGGATCTGGTTCAGCGCGCCGCGCAGCCGCAGGATTTCCTTGGCTGCGATCTCCACGTCGGTCGCCTGACCCTGCGCACCGCCGAGCGGTTGGTGCACATGGATGGTGGCGTGTGGCAGGGCATAGCGGAATCCTTTGGTCCCGGCCGCCAGCAGGACCGTGCCGAAAGAGGCGGTCACCCCGATCGCATAGGTGTAAATCGGATTGGTCGCCTGGATCTGCTGCATCGTGTCGTAGATCGCCAGCCCGGCGTACACCTGCCCGCCCGGACTGTTGATGTACATGTGGATCGGCCGTTCGGAATCCTCGTGGTTGAGGAACAGCAGCTGGGCGACGATCAGGTTGGCGACCATGTCGCTGATCGGTGTCCCGACAAAAATGATCCGTTCCTTCAACAGCAACGAGAAAATGTCGTAGGAACGCTCGCCGCGGGCGTTGGATTCGACGATGTGGGGGACGATGATCGGAATGCCTTCCAAAGACGGCGTGCGGTTGTTCATGGGGATCCTCCCAGGGAGACAAATGTCAGGATTCGGGCAGCTCGGGCGCCGAGCCTTTGCCGATCGCCACGACGCGCTGGACGATCAGGCGCGACATGACGTCGTTGGAGGCCAACCGGCGAAAGGTGTCCTCGACGGAGGGGTTGTTTTTCGTTTTTCCCGGGCTTTGGGCGTAAAGGGATTGATACATCTTGAGCTTGGCCTCGACCGCTGCGTCGGACGGTTCCAGTTTCTCACGCTTCACTAACTCGGTCAGCAGCAGGCGCCGGATAAGCTTCCGGCGGGCGTTGGGTTCCAGTTGCTTGCGCAGACCGTCCAGCCCTTCGGGAAGCGTCCGCAGGTAAACCTCCAGAGAGGCCCGGCGCTGCTCAAGGCGGCGGCCTAGGGTTTGGATTTCGTCGTCGATCTCCTCCTCAAGGAGCGCCGGCGGGAAGACGATGTTCGCCCCTTCCACCATCTTGTCGATGACGGCGTCGGCGTATTCCTCCTCCTTGGATTCCTCGGCCTGCATCTTCAGCCGCTTGCGGACTTCCTCGCGGAGTTCCTCGACCGTGGCGAACACGCTCACCGACTGAACCAAGTCGTCGTTCCATTCGGGGATTTTTCGGATCTTCACCCCCAGGCACCTGACGGTGATCTGCGCCTGCAAGCCCTTCAACCGGGCGATCGGAAACGTGTCCGGAAAGCGGATGGAGACCGTGCGGGTTTCCCCTTCGCGGATCCCGACCAGCTCCGGGCCGGCGCCTGGGAACATCCCGCCCAGGTTGTCGTCCAGTTCCAGATCCTGCGGGTTGGTTTCGCCGTCGATCTCCAGCGGCTGGATCTTCCCGTTTTCGGCAAGGATCCCCGCCTGGACGTCCGCCGAAAGAACATCCCCCTTCTGCGCCGGCCTCTCGACCGGCATCAGGATGGATTGCGGCTGGCGCAATTCGTCCATCGCCTTCTCCACGTCCTCCTCGGAGACGGCGGGCTCTTCGTAGGGCACGCGGACGGAGCGGTAATCGCGGATCTCGACGACCGGCTGGGTCGGAACCAGGAATTCCAGCGTGAGCGGGTCGCGGGAGACGATCCGATGCATTCTCCCCGCCGCCGAGGGCTCGATCTTCTGCTCCTCCAGAACCCGGCGGTAAACCTCGGGGCCGAGCGCATCGAGCGCTTCGTCGAGGATCGCCTCCTCGCCCCAGACCTGCAGAATCCGGGAGTAGGGCGCTTTGCCTTTGCGGAAACCGGGCAGGTTTTTCTTCTCCGAAAGACGCCGGGCGGCCTTTTGCATGGCGGATTCGACGGCGGACGGATCGAGTTCGACCGTGACCACGGCCTCGCAGGATTCTTTTTGGTCAACCTGGATCTTCATGAAAGCGTTTTCCTTCCTCGGGAGAAAGATGCCGCGGACTCGCCGGCCGGAGACGGCGCGGACGGTGTGGGGAAGGAGGGAATTGAACCCTCACGCCTTGCGGCACATGATCCTAAGTCATGCCTGTCTGCCAGTTCCAGCACTTCCCCGGCCCCGCGATTATAGCGCGGGGGGGAAAATCCTGGAAGATGCGTTGACACGCCCCGACGCATCCCGTATCATTCCCCCGCCGGAATCCCATTCCCCCGCGCGTTTCCGACTCCGCCATCCCATCCTTGCGAGGTGATCGTGAAAAAGACTCCTGGCACCGTCCGAAAAGTGGATATCGACCGCGAGGTCCAGCAATCCTACCTGGATTACGCGATGAGCGTCATCGTGGCGCGGGCTCTGCCGGACGCCCGCGACGGGTTGAAGCCCGTTCAGCGCCGGATCCTCTACGCCATGAACGACATGAGCCTCGCCCCGTCCGGCGGCTACAAAAAATCCGCCCGTATCGTCGGGGAAGTGCTCGGCAAATACCATCCGCACGGCGATATGGCGGTCTATGAAAGCATGGCGCGCATGGCCCAGGATTTCTCCATGCGCTACATGCTGGTGGACGGACAGGGGAACTTCGGGTCGGTCGACGGAGATCCGCCGGCGGCCATGCGCTACACCGAAGCCCGGCTGGCCCCGATTTCGGTGGAAATCCTTTCCGATCTGGAGAAGGACACGGTCCGTTACGCTTCGAATTTCGACGGATCGCTGCAGGAGCCGGACGTCCTGCCGGCGGCGGTGCCGAACCTGCTGGTCAACGGCGCCACCGGAATCGCGGTCGGCATGGCCACTTCCATCCCGCCCCACAACCTGGGGGAGGTGTGCGATGCGCTCGTGTTCATGCTCCGCTCGTGGAGCCGGCTGGAGGAGATTTCGGTCGGGGAACTCACCCGGCACATCACCGGACCGGATTTTCCGACCGGCGGATTGATTCTCGATCCGGCCGGGAGCGAGGAGGGCCTTTCCGCGGCCTACGGATCCGGCCGCGGACGAATAACCGTCCGGGCGCGGACCCACGTCGAGGAGACCACCCGCGGACGGTCGCGGATCCTCATCACCGAGCTCCCCTACCAGGTCAACAAATCCGCCTTGCTCGAACGGATCGCCGACCTGGTGCGGACCGGCGCGGTCGAGGGAATCTCGGATTTGCGGGACGAATCCGACCGCCGCGGAATGCGGGTGGTGATCGACTTAATGCGCACTTCGGACGCCCGGCAGGTCCTGCGCAGCCTGTACAAGAAAACCCCCATGGAAACGACCTTCAGCGTCAACCTGCTGGCGCTGGTGAACAACGAGCCGCGGATGCTGACGCTGAAGCAGGCCCTGCGCGTGTTCCTCGACCACCGCCTGGAGGTGATCCGCAAGCGGAGCGCGTACGATCTGGAACGTGCCAGGGAACGGGCCCACATCCTCGAGGGATTGCGCACGGCGCTGAAGCACCTCGACGAGGTCATCCGGCTCATCCGCGGGGCGCGCGACGCCGACGAGGCGCGGGCGAAACTGCGGAAGCGCTTCAGGCTGAGCGAGCTCCAAGCCACGGCCATCCTCGATATGCCCCTCCGGCGGCTGGCCGCCCTTGAGCGCGAGAAGATCGAATTGGAATATAAAGAGAAGAAAGCCCTGATCGTACAGCTTGAAAAAATCCTCGCTTCGCCGAAGCTTCTGCGGCAGGTCCTGATCGACGATCTCCAGAGGGTGAAGAAGCAATACGCCGACCCGCGGCGAAGCATCATCGTCCGGGGGTGGGAATCCGAAAAGGAGGCCCCGGTGACGGCGGAGGCGGCCGCGCCGGCGACCGAATCGTGGGTGGTGCTATTGCGGGGCGGCGAGATCTCGCGGATAGCGGGGGTGAAGCCGCCGCTGTCATTCGCCAAACGGCCGCCGAGATTCGTCCTGCGCGCCGGATCGCGGGATATCCTCTACCTGTTCACGGAAAAGGGGCGCTCCGCCTCGATCCCGGTCCACACCATTCCCGCCCGCGAGGATCCGGCCGGCGGAGTCCCCTTCTCCACCCTGTGCGCACTCGAACCCCCCAGCCGGGTGATCGCCGGACTGGCAGTGACGCCGGCCGATTTGCAAGGCGCGGAGGATCCCCGCTCAATCCTGCTGGCCACGCGCAAGGGGATGCTGAAGAAAACCTCGGGCCGAGAGCTTCCGGGCTCCTCCTCGCAGGTTCTGCAGGCAATGAAAGTAGCACCGGAGGATACGGTCGGCTGGGCGCTGGTCCTCTCCGGCAAGGATGATATTCTTTTGGCCACCAGCGCCGGACGGAGCATCCGCTTCCGCGAAGAAGAGATCCGCCCCACCGGCTGGGGGGCCGCCGGGGTGATGGGAATCCGGATCACCCGGCCGGACGAACGCGTTGTCGCTGCGGCGGCGCCCGCCGGGAAGGAAGATCTGTTGCTGGTCTCGGCGGGAGGACAGGCGAAGCGAACGCCCGTCCTCCAATATCCCGTCCAGGCGAGGTACGGAGTTGGAGTAGCGACCTGGAAAAGCGGCGCGAAAACGGAGTTGTTGGGCGGGTTTTCGGCGGCGCCGCAGGATAAGCTGGCGTTGATCTGGAAGGATGGGCAGACCCGCGTCGTCGCGCTGGAGGACATCCCCAGGCGCGGTCGGCCCGGAGCAGGCAAATTGATTCTGCCGCGCAAAACCTCCGGTGCGTTGGAAGCGGTAATCCCCATCCGGATGAAAGCGCCTCCCGTTCCGAAAAAAGCCAAACCGCAGAAGCCGAAAAAAGGCCGCCGGAAACCGGCGAAAAAAACCTCGCCCAGCAGGAAGAAGAAGAGGAAGTGACAGGAGCCGTCGAATCCGGCATGGGGGAATGACAGGCCGGGAGCGGACGAAAATGCCAGCCGACATCCTCGAGATCGTACAACGCTATATCCGGCGCAAAGCCCTCTTCGACCCGGGAGGGCGGATTCTTGCCGCAGTGTCCGGGGGAGCGGACAGCCTATGCCTGTTGCTGGTGCTGGACCGCCTCGGCTACCCGCTTCACATCGCCCACTTCGATCACGGATTGAGGCCGGAAAGCGGGGCGGAAGCCGATACGGTCCGCCGCACCGCCGAATCCCTGGGGATTCCCTTTACGCTCGGCCGGGGAGACGTCCGTCGGCATGCCGAAGAGAAGCGGATGAATCTGGAGGAAGCGGCCCGCGGATTGCGCTACGAATTCCTTAACCGCACAGGACGGGAAATTCAGGCCGCGGTGATCGCCGTCGGACACACCATGGACGATCAGGCCGAGACGGTTCTATTGCATCTTCTCCGCGGAAGCGGAATCCGGGGCTTGGGCGGCATTCGGCCCGTCGCATCGGTTCCGGGGCGGCCGGGGGAGTCCCTGCGAATCGTCCGTCCACTGTTGTGCCTGACGCACCGCCAAACGACGGATTATTGCCGCGCCGAAGGGTGGGTCCCCCTGGAGGATTCCAGCAATCTGGATCCGGCCTTCACCCGCAACAGGATCCGATTGGAGTTGCTGCCGCTGTTGAAAACCTACAACGGTTCGGTTGTGGAGCGGCTGTTCCGGCTTTCCGAAATCGCCCAGGATCAGGAGGACTACCTCGACCGGGCGACGGAGGAAATTTGGAGGCGGTCGGCGTCCATCCGGGATGCAGGGGTCGTCCGCATTCCGCGTTCCGTTTTTGCGGACGCCCATCCCGCGCTTCAACAAGCGCTGGTGCGCCGCGCCGTTCATGAGTTGAGGGGGAAGCTTGCGGATCTGGCGCACCGGCATGTCGAACAAGCCGTTGCGTTTCAGCGGAGTCCGAGCGCCTCGCGCCGAATAGATTTGGCGTTGGGCGTAAAGGTTTCGGTGGAAGCCGGGGATTTGGTTTTTCGGGCGGAACCCGCCGCGCCGTCGGAACCGGATTGGGACGGATCGGAGCTTCCCATTCCGGGATCCATTTCCACTAGGGCTCCCGATTGGACCTTTGATGTTTCCTTGGGAGAGGGAGAATCCTGCTCCGCTCCTGATCCGTGGACGGTGTGGCTCGATGCCGGGCGGCTGAAGCCGCCGTTGACGCTGCGCAGAAGACGGGCGGGGGATAGATTCTCGCCGGCGGGAATGCCCGGCCCCGTAAAATTGAACGATTTCCTGGCTTCCCATCACCTTGGGTTGGGCGAGCGCGACCGGTGGCCGTTGGTTTGTGACGCCGATGGCATTATCTGGATCCCGGGTTTTCGGTTGAAAGCGGAAGTTGGTTCGTCTGCAGGGAGTCCGAAATCAATCAGAATTCATGTGGAAAGAAGCTAGGCAAACGCTTGTCAAGAAACGAGGTGCTTCCTCAGGCTTTTTATTTCCATGCAAAAATCGTGTAAAAGAGGCATCTACTCAGCTTCTCCCTCATCCGCCCTCCCGTCGCTTTCCCTCGCTTTCACTTGCTCCGCTCGGGACAGGCCCTCGGGACAGGCGCTCCGGGACAGGTTCGGGCACCTTTCCCGAATTTGCGCCGGGACCGGCTTCCCAGCCCCGCAAAAGCGAAAGAAAGAAATTCCTTTCAGCCATCAATCTCGAGAGATGGACTGGGAGAACTTGTCCCGGACTGCAGGGACGGGAGGATGGGATGAGGGGGAAAAGAAAACCGATTTTCTTCCTATAAATAACGGCCTTGTGGAAGGGTAAAGAAGACTGTAATGACGAAAAAAACCGGGGTGCGAATTCTGCCCAATCCGTCACCCCGGTTTGGTATACCGCGCTGTCCCGAAGGATCGATCCTTCAATAAGGTGTTTTTCCGCCTTACTTTCTCTTTTTCTTCGCAGCCTTTTTTGCGGTTTTCTTGGTGGCCTTCTTGGCGGTTTTCTTAACCTTTTTGGCGGATTTCTTGGCGATCTTCTTGGCGGCCTTTTTGACGGTCTTCTTTGCTGTTTTCTTTGTGGTTTTCTTTGCGGATTTCTTTGCGGGTTTCTTAGCACGCTTGACCGGCTTCTTGGCGGCTTTCTTCGCCTTCTTGGCGGGTTCCGGCGGACCCGCCGGTTCTTCGAAAGCCGGGAGCTCTATCACAGGTGCCGGCACAGGCTCGGGAGCCGGTTCCGGAGCAGTCGGTTCGACTGTCGGAAAAGGAGCAGGTATGTCTGTCATAGGCTTCTGGTCCTCCTGAATGGGTAGACTGCGAATGGGGGCCGGAGAGGCGGACGGGGCACTTGCGGGTGCATGATGGCGCAATTGATCCACGGGAATTTTCAGCGCCCTGCGGCACCGTGGACAGTATTCCACGTGGTGCCTGGCCTGTGTGGCGTCCGCGGCGGCGAGGGCAGACGCCACCGTATCGGGACTCATCTGAAATGCCCAGCTGCAGTATTGACATCTCCAAGAAAACGCGGACATCAATGCCTCCTATTCTTTTCCAATATACACAAAATTACCAGAAATGCAAATCCGGCCGAGCACGATCCGCTTCCCCTTTGATCTCGGCGGTCGAACCATGCCGGCAGGCGGGATTGCCCCGGATCACGCCGCCCGCAGGCCTCGGAAGGAAATCGGGGATGGTACCTCTCGGAAATGCGCCAGGACCCGCATGAAGAAAATCCGGCTCCTGCCGCCGGGTGGAGGGGTGGTGGGAACGCGGTAGAGCGCGCCAATGGCTCCGGATATACGAGAGCCAAGGTGGGGATCAAAAAACCACCGGATTTATCCGGTTTTCTTGACAAGCCATTTGATGAAAGCTACAATCCATATTCAATCAGCATTTTCATTCATCGGTTGTGTCTCGTGCGGAGAAGATGACACGCAGAAAGGAGCGATTTCCATGCCGTACGAACTGCCCCCGCTTCCATATCCCTACAACGCCCTGGAACCCCACATCGACGAACAAACCCTGCGGCTGCACCACGACAAACACCACCAAGCCTACGTTGATGGGTTG from Anaerolineales bacterium harbors:
- the tig gene encoding trigger factor; protein product: MKIQVDQKESCEAVVTVELDPSAVESAMQKAARRLSEKKNLPGFRKGKAPYSRILQVWGEEAILDEALDALGPEVYRRVLEEQKIEPSAAGRMHRIVSRDPLTLEFLVPTQPVVEIRDYRSVRVPYEEPAVSEEDVEKAMDELRQPQSILMPVERPAQKGDVLSADVQAGILAENGKIQPLEIDGETNPQDLELDDNLGGMFPGAGPELVGIREGETRTVSIRFPDTFPIARLKGLQAQITVRCLGVKIRKIPEWNDDLVQSVSVFATVEELREEVRKRLKMQAEESKEEEYADAVIDKMVEGANIVFPPALLEEEIDDEIQTLGRRLEQRRASLEVYLRTLPEGLDGLRKQLEPNARRKLIRRLLLTELVKREKLEPSDAAVEAKLKMYQSLYAQSPGKTKNNPSVEDTFRRLASNDVMSRLIVQRVVAIGKGSAPELPES
- a CDS encoding ATP-dependent Clp protease proteolytic subunit, which encodes MNNRTPSLEGIPIIVPHIVESNARGERSYDIFSLLLKERIIFVGTPISDMVANLIVAQLLFLNHEDSERPIHMYINSPGGQVYAGLAIYDTMQQIQATNPIYTYAIGVTASFGTVLLAAGTKGFRYALPHATIHVHQPLGGAQGQATDVEIAAKEILRLRGALNQILVKHTGQSLDVIERDTDRDFYLDASAAVKYGFVDKVMTMDSSEESGKAAK
- the tilS gene encoding tRNA lysidine(34) synthetase TilS codes for the protein MPADILEIVQRYIRRKALFDPGGRILAAVSGGADSLCLLLVLDRLGYPLHIAHFDHGLRPESGAEADTVRRTAESLGIPFTLGRGDVRRHAEEKRMNLEEAARGLRYEFLNRTGREIQAAVIAVGHTMDDQAETVLLHLLRGSGIRGLGGIRPVASVPGRPGESLRIVRPLLCLTHRQTTDYCRAEGWVPLEDSSNLDPAFTRNRIRLELLPLLKTYNGSVVERLFRLSEIAQDQEDYLDRATEEIWRRSASIRDAGVVRIPRSVFADAHPALQQALVRRAVHELRGKLADLAHRHVEQAVAFQRSPSASRRIDLALGVKVSVEAGDLVFRAEPAAPSEPDWDGSELPIPGSISTRAPDWTFDVSLGEGESCSAPDPWTVWLDAGRLKPPLTLRRRRAGDRFSPAGMPGPVKLNDFLASHHLGLGERDRWPLVCDADGIIWIPGFRLKAEVGSSAGSPKSIRIHVERS
- a CDS encoding DNA topoisomerase 4 subunit A produces the protein MKKTPGTVRKVDIDREVQQSYLDYAMSVIVARALPDARDGLKPVQRRILYAMNDMSLAPSGGYKKSARIVGEVLGKYHPHGDMAVYESMARMAQDFSMRYMLVDGQGNFGSVDGDPPAAMRYTEARLAPISVEILSDLEKDTVRYASNFDGSLQEPDVLPAAVPNLLVNGATGIAVGMATSIPPHNLGEVCDALVFMLRSWSRLEEISVGELTRHITGPDFPTGGLILDPAGSEEGLSAAYGSGRGRITVRARTHVEETTRGRSRILITELPYQVNKSALLERIADLVRTGAVEGISDLRDESDRRGMRVVIDLMRTSDARQVLRSLYKKTPMETTFSVNLLALVNNEPRMLTLKQALRVFLDHRLEVIRKRSAYDLERARERAHILEGLRTALKHLDEVIRLIRGARDADEARAKLRKRFRLSELQATAILDMPLRRLAALEREKIELEYKEKKALIVQLEKILASPKLLRQVLIDDLQRVKKQYADPRRSIIVRGWESEKEAPVTAEAAAPATESWVVLLRGGEISRIAGVKPPLSFAKRPPRFVLRAGSRDILYLFTEKGRSASIPVHTIPAREDPAGGVPFSTLCALEPPSRVIAGLAVTPADLQGAEDPRSILLATRKGMLKKTSGRELPGSSSQVLQAMKVAPEDTVGWALVLSGKDDILLATSAGRSIRFREEEIRPTGWGAAGVMGIRITRPDERVVAAAAPAGKEDLLLVSAGGQAKRTPVLQYPVQARYGVGVATWKSGAKTELLGGFSAAPQDKLALIWKDGQTRVVALEDIPRRGRPGAGKLILPRKTSGALEAVIPIRMKAPPVPKKAKPQKPKKGRRKPAKKTSPSRKKKRK